One segment of Rhodanobacter thiooxydans DNA contains the following:
- a CDS encoding sugar phosphate isomerase/epimerase family protein, which produces MIQLSYSTFGLTNLPFLEAIDAVARAGYAGIELSFHRDQFNPFNLTEADLDAVRARLEATGIVPACVATASHFFTPQRPHEPSLMTLDVAGRKRRIDLVKRGIRVARRLGVKLVTFGSGFLREEHVRQPQVDPGELLVDSIRECLREIRDDEDITLLIEPEPGMYIETLAQGLALIRAVGSPRFALHIDICHAYCSEPDYIGALAQAAPHARYLHISDARQGHNLRIVRNDAVPALDLEDASALVYFPDSADYLLLDRHHPLYFADRAPDAARRSRIDALLAQAGITQAAALVDYASLYAGASPQDDEIFTYLISVPGLSFDVLERAWPIVAHLRGVRGPALFERMVANTRTGIVHFHEIPGEGTLDLAASFKALNEHGFDGFGSVELYHHVEGWQQAIDRSYRHLAAIAQPA; this is translated from the coding sequence ATGATCCAGCTCAGCTACAGCACCTTCGGCCTCACCAACCTGCCGTTCCTGGAGGCGATCGACGCCGTGGCCCGGGCCGGTTACGCGGGGATCGAGCTGTCCTTCCACCGCGACCAGTTCAACCCCTTCAACCTCACCGAGGCCGACCTCGACGCCGTGCGCGCGCGGCTGGAGGCAACGGGCATCGTGCCGGCCTGCGTGGCCACCGCCTCGCACTTCTTCACCCCGCAACGGCCGCACGAACCGTCCCTGATGACGCTGGACGTGGCCGGGCGCAAGCGCCGCATCGACCTGGTCAAGCGCGGCATCCGCGTGGCGCGCCGGCTGGGCGTCAAGCTGGTCACCTTCGGCAGCGGCTTCCTGCGCGAGGAGCACGTGCGCCAGCCGCAGGTCGATCCCGGCGAGCTGCTGGTCGACAGTATCCGCGAATGCCTGCGCGAGATCCGCGACGACGAGGACATCACGCTGCTGATCGAGCCCGAGCCGGGCATGTACATCGAGACGCTGGCACAGGGGCTGGCACTGATCCGCGCGGTCGGCTCGCCGCGCTTCGCGCTGCACATCGACATCTGCCACGCCTACTGCTCCGAGCCGGACTACATCGGCGCGCTGGCGCAGGCCGCGCCGCACGCGCGCTACCTGCACATCTCCGATGCGCGCCAGGGCCACAACCTCAGGATCGTGCGCAACGATGCCGTGCCGGCACTCGACCTGGAGGATGCCAGCGCACTGGTCTATTTCCCCGACAGTGCGGACTACCTGCTGCTGGATCGCCACCACCCGTTGTACTTCGCCGACCGCGCACCCGACGCGGCGCGGCGATCGCGCATCGACGCGCTGCTGGCGCAGGCCGGCATCACGCAGGCGGCGGCCCTGGTCGACTACGCCAGCCTGTACGCCGGCGCCTCGCCGCAGGACGACGAGATCTTCACCTACCTGATCTCGGTGCCAGGGCTGAGCTTCGACGTGCTCGAACGGGCGTGGCCGATCGTCGCCCACCTGCGCGGCGTGCGCGGTCCGGCGCTGTTCGAACGAATGGTCGCCAACACGCGCACCGGCATCGTGCATTTCCACGAGATTCCCGGCGAAGGCACGCTGGATCTGGCCGCCAGTTTCAAGGCCCTGAACGAGCACGGCTTCGACGGCTTCGGCTCGGTCGAGCTCTACCACCACGTCGAGGGCTGGCAGCAGGCGATCGACCGGAGCTACCGCCACCTGGCCGCCATCGCGCAGCCGGCATGA
- a CDS encoding S-ribosylhomocysteine lyase produces MNDRPFQRATTMIDFEALGWRSDTVGELDHRLLKAPSVKLRGAHAGAAGDIVYSIDLRLRRPNADACLSSTELHSIEHFLLEGYGRLLPRHFIGIGVMGCQTGFYLTLLGEGRRAVIEDALEAILEGVLVAEAVPYARIDQCGHWRNHDLARAQAVAREVLAQRAAWPDIT; encoded by the coding sequence ATGAATGATCGGCCGTTCCAACGGGCAACCACCATGATCGACTTCGAGGCACTGGGCTGGCGCAGCGACACCGTCGGCGAACTGGACCACCGCCTGCTCAAGGCGCCCAGCGTCAAGCTGCGTGGCGCTCATGCGGGAGCGGCGGGCGACATCGTCTACAGCATCGACCTGCGCCTGCGCCGGCCGAACGCCGACGCCTGCCTGTCGAGCACCGAGCTGCATTCGATCGAGCATTTCCTGCTGGAAGGCTACGGCCGCCTGTTGCCGCGGCACTTCATCGGCATCGGCGTGATGGGTTGCCAGACCGGTTTCTACCTCACCCTGCTTGGCGAGGGCCGCCGCGCCGTCATCGAGGACGCGCTCGAGGCCATCCTCGAAGGCGTGCTCGTGGCCGAGGCCGTGCCATATGCGCGTATCGACCAGTGCGGCCACTGGCGTAACCACGACCTCGCGCGCGCACAGGCCGTGGCGCGCGAGGTGCTGGCGCAACGCGCGGCATGGCCAGACATCACATGA
- a CDS encoding sedoheptulose 7-phosphate cyclase, translating to MARHHMSAAQSTRWQVSATRRIEYDLLNVADVFDPHSDALLSMGRVQEGRRFVVVDECVHAYHGERIRAYFAHHRVDARIVTLPGGEGGKSLEAWLSVLHELDSFPIHRRDEPIIAIGGGVLTDVVGYAAASYRRGVPHIKVPTTLMGYVDAAVGIKTGINFNDHKNRLGNFEPPRRVLLDRSLLRSLPPRHLRNGVCEIVKLAVIRDAALFRLLEQHGAPSLAAAFQDAHGGEILDHAIGGMLEELAPNLHEEELARKVDFGHTFSYGLETRYGDDLLHGEAVLLDILVSTAIARRRGLLDAAAAGRIFALVERLGLAPELALLDAELMWQSLLDRVEHRNGLQRVPLPAGLGECVFVNDIARAEIEASIHTLTQRTTSSHDRIAEC from the coding sequence ATGGCCAGACATCACATGAGCGCGGCGCAGAGCACGCGCTGGCAGGTCAGCGCCACGCGCCGGATCGAATACGACCTGCTCAACGTGGCCGACGTGTTCGATCCGCACAGCGACGCGCTGCTGTCGATGGGCCGCGTACAGGAAGGGCGCCGCTTCGTGGTGGTCGACGAGTGCGTGCACGCGTACCACGGCGAACGCATCCGCGCCTATTTCGCGCACCATCGGGTCGACGCGCGCATCGTCACCCTGCCGGGCGGCGAGGGCGGCAAGTCGCTGGAAGCCTGGCTTTCGGTGCTGCACGAGCTGGACAGCTTCCCGATCCATCGCCGCGACGAACCCATCATCGCCATCGGCGGTGGCGTGCTGACCGACGTGGTCGGCTACGCGGCGGCCAGCTATCGCCGCGGCGTGCCGCACATCAAGGTGCCGACCACGCTGATGGGCTACGTCGACGCCGCGGTGGGGATCAAGACCGGGATCAACTTCAACGACCACAAGAACCGCCTGGGCAACTTCGAGCCGCCGCGCCGGGTGCTGCTGGACCGCAGCCTGCTGCGCAGCCTGCCGCCGCGCCACCTGCGCAACGGCGTGTGCGAGATCGTCAAGCTGGCGGTGATCCGCGACGCCGCGCTGTTCCGCCTGCTGGAGCAGCACGGCGCGCCTTCGCTGGCGGCGGCGTTCCAGGACGCGCACGGTGGCGAGATCCTCGACCACGCCATCGGCGGCATGCTGGAAGAGCTGGCGCCGAACCTGCACGAGGAGGAGCTGGCGCGCAAGGTCGACTTCGGCCACACCTTCAGCTACGGCCTGGAAACCCGTTACGGCGACGACCTGCTGCACGGCGAGGCGGTGCTGCTGGACATCCTGGTATCGACTGCGATCGCGCGGCGGCGTGGCCTGCTCGATGCAGCCGCGGCCGGGCGCATCTTCGCGCTGGTCGAGCGCCTCGGCCTCGCCCCCGAGCTCGCCCTGCTCGACGCCGAGCTGATGTGGCAGTCGCTGCTCGACCGCGTCGAGCACCGCAACGGCCTGCAGCGCGTGCCGTTGCCCGCGGGGCTGGGCGAGTGCGTGTTCGTCAACGACATCGCGCGCGCGGAAATCGAAGCCTCCATCCACACCCTGACCCAGCGGACCACGAGCAGCCATGACCGAATCGCCGAATGTTGA
- the ubiG gene encoding bifunctional 2-polyprenyl-6-hydroxyphenol methylase/3-demethylubiquinol 3-O-methyltransferase UbiG, with translation MTESPNVDAAEIAHFNRIAQLWWDPHGKMGQLHAINDLRLRFITERIGVPAPRVVDVGCGGGILAEALAKTGARVTGIDLSRMSLGIARQHAQRGGLAIDYRELNAETLARDEPGSFDAVTCMEMLEHVPHPEQVIAACATLLKPGGVAFFSTINRTLKAFAFAIVAGEYILGLLPRGTHHYSKLIRPVEMRAWAGAAGLEFRAVDSLMYNPLTRRFRVAPNREDINYMACFVRKG, from the coding sequence ATGACCGAATCGCCGAATGTTGATGCCGCGGAGATCGCCCACTTCAACCGCATCGCCCAGCTGTGGTGGGACCCGCACGGCAAGATGGGCCAGCTGCACGCAATCAACGACCTGCGCCTGCGCTTCATCACCGAGCGCATCGGCGTACCGGCGCCGCGCGTGGTCGACGTGGGCTGCGGCGGCGGCATCCTGGCCGAAGCGCTGGCAAAGACCGGCGCGCGGGTGACCGGCATCGACCTGTCGCGGATGTCGCTGGGCATCGCCCGCCAACATGCCCAGCGTGGCGGGCTGGCCATCGACTACCGCGAGCTCAATGCGGAGACCCTCGCACGCGACGAGCCCGGCAGCTTCGACGCGGTCACCTGCATGGAGATGCTGGAGCATGTGCCGCATCCGGAGCAGGTCATCGCCGCCTGCGCCACCCTGCTCAAGCCGGGCGGCGTGGCGTTCTTCTCCACCATCAACCGCACGCTCAAGGCGTTCGCCTTCGCCATCGTGGCCGGCGAGTACATCCTCGGCCTGCTGCCGCGCGGCACTCACCATTACAGCAAGCTGATCCGGCCGGTGGAGATGCGCGCGTGGGCCGGTGCGGCGGGGCTCGAGTTCAGGGCGGTGGACAGCCTCATGTACAACCCGCTGACGCGCCGCTTCCGGGTCGCGCCGAACCGCGAAGACATCAACTACATGGCCTGCTTCGTCAGGAAAGGCTGA
- a CDS encoding UbiA prenyltransferase family protein gives MRRFLALSRSVHGVLDIAMPGFVALLWLGHFPSWRVLALSLATALAGYTAVYALNDLIGVKDDKEKVAGGITPGYAVEASAMRYPLAQNLISMKGALAWFGGWFALAVLGTWLLNPRILVIVFAAAALEVVYVKLLKVTWWRTVVSGLVKSAGPIAAVFAVIPEPSWRGLLGTLIWLMLWEIGGQNIPADWNDIEEDRRIGARTIPLVFGLRAAGVLVVACLVLAVLASALLPRMSPLGGGWPFQLAILAAGAGLLLPPAFRLARTLDGRQAARLFDRASLYPLALLAIVTVFVVIR, from the coding sequence ATGCGGCGTTTCCTTGCCTTGTCGCGTTCCGTCCACGGCGTGCTCGACATCGCCATGCCCGGCTTCGTCGCGCTGCTGTGGCTGGGGCACTTCCCGTCGTGGCGGGTGCTGGCGCTGTCCCTGGCCACCGCGCTGGCCGGCTATACGGCCGTCTATGCACTGAACGACCTGATCGGGGTGAAGGACGACAAGGAAAAGGTCGCCGGCGGGATCACCCCGGGCTACGCGGTGGAGGCATCCGCCATGCGTTACCCGCTGGCGCAGAACCTGATCAGCATGAAGGGTGCGCTGGCGTGGTTCGGCGGCTGGTTCGCGCTGGCCGTGCTCGGCACCTGGCTGCTGAACCCGCGGATCCTCGTCATCGTGTTCGCCGCAGCGGCGCTGGAAGTGGTCTACGTCAAGCTGCTCAAGGTGACCTGGTGGCGCACCGTGGTCAGCGGTCTGGTCAAGTCGGCTGGCCCGATCGCCGCCGTGTTCGCGGTCATTCCCGAACCCTCGTGGCGTGGGCTGCTGGGCACGCTGATCTGGCTGATGCTGTGGGAGATCGGCGGACAGAACATCCCGGCCGACTGGAACGACATCGAGGAGGACCGCCGCATCGGCGCACGCACCATTCCGCTGGTGTTTGGCCTGCGCGCGGCCGGCGTGCTGGTGGTCGCCTGCCTGGTGCTGGCCGTGCTCGCCAGCGCGCTGCTGCCGCGGATGTCGCCGCTCGGTGGCGGCTGGCCGTTCCAGCTCGCCATCCTTGCCGCCGGTGCTGGTCTGCTGTTGCCGCCAGCGTTTCGCCTGGCGCGTACGCTGGATGGCCGCCAGGCGGCGCGCCTGTTCGATCGCGCCAGCCTGTATCCACTGGCGCTGCTGGCGATCGTCACGGTGTTCGTGGTGATCCGCTGA
- a CDS encoding toll/interleukin-1 receptor domain-containing protein: MTHKIFLSHNYKDKPLVEPVALKLAGIFGHDQVFYDAWSIRPGDGIIDQMNKGLEAPEFVFFFVSATSLASGMVKLEWQNALYTASKGKTRIIPVRVDGCDMPAVLRQTLFIDMHTIGLDAAISQIVSVTQGYASFTPQHQGFSNLTYTAIKGEGGSIEVVVQASHLMEPNSSFLILTPNPEDEIAWKMKNDSGFMGGFNQGFVSDQNGRKFNAISMRPMGRTLTPDHPFRALLTKKGDTDIAVIGVMHQKRENEWVPVPDASPKAPEISLPAGSWITGLASR, encoded by the coding sequence GTGACCCATAAAATCTTCCTGAGCCACAACTACAAAGATAAGCCTCTTGTTGAGCCAGTTGCGCTCAAACTCGCCGGCATATTCGGCCACGACCAAGTGTTTTACGACGCCTGGTCCATCCGCCCGGGCGATGGCATCATCGATCAGATGAACAAGGGGCTTGAAGCTCCTGAGTTCGTCTTCTTCTTCGTGTCGGCGACCAGCTTGGCGAGCGGCATGGTCAAACTGGAGTGGCAAAATGCGCTCTACACTGCCTCCAAAGGCAAGACAAGAATCATTCCCGTAAGAGTCGATGGGTGCGACATGCCGGCAGTGTTGCGGCAAACCCTGTTCATCGATATGCACACGATTGGGTTGGATGCCGCCATCTCGCAAATCGTGAGCGTGACTCAGGGCTACGCTTCGTTCACCCCGCAGCATCAGGGCTTTTCGAATCTCACCTATACCGCAATCAAAGGTGAAGGCGGGTCGATTGAAGTCGTCGTCCAAGCGTCCCATTTGATGGAACCAAACTCCTCCTTCTTGATCTTGACCCCCAACCCGGAAGACGAAATCGCTTGGAAAATGAAGAACGATTCCGGGTTTATGGGTGGCTTCAACCAGGGCTTCGTCAGCGATCAGAATGGCCGCAAGTTCAATGCAATTTCTATGCGGCCCATGGGCCGCACCCTGACCCCCGACCATCCATTCCGTGCATTGCTGACCAAGAAAGGCGACACGGATATTGCCGTGATAGGCGTGATGCATCAAAAACGCGAAAACGAGTGGGTGCCTGTACCCGATGCGTCGCCAAAGGCTCCAGAAATCTCTCTTCCAGCAGGCTCATGGATAACCGGATTGGCTTCTCGGTAA
- a CDS encoding bifunctional 2',3'-cyclic-nucleotide 2'-phosphodiesterase/3'-nucleotidase, with amino-acid sequence MSPRPFTLATPLLALGTALLAGCTMLPWQGGRTPDGARANVAILETTDVHANVLSYDYYKLKPDDSLGYERTATLIRRARAEFPNSFLFDSGDTIQGSVLADYQALVKPVACDQELSIYKAMDAMGYDGGTAGNHEFNYGLGFLSQVTGTPMNVDGGHTDRCAGPNFPLVLANVYSARDGKPIFKPWTIVTRTITAYTPDGSKIQVPLKVGIIGFTPPPILEWDQQKLAGKVTVSGVVEAAKKYLPELKAQHPDLVVAILHGGLNTAPYTPDMENAGWYLAGVPGIDALLLGHSHTEFPGPRYAGMKDVDARLGFVRNVPAVMGGFFGKDLGVIQLVLNRKGGRWVVDLDNTHSEVRPICKAKHDCVPADPAIAPLVQQAHEAAIAYVNTPIGESTLRLSSYFADEGNMTALAPVNAAQIDYVRRELPRLHPELANLPVLGAAAAFRTGFGGPDDYTDVAPGPLTLRSAADLYFYPNTLAAVKIDGAGVKAWLEKSAERFNRIDPAKASEQPLINSRFTGYNFDQLQGGIHYVIDVSKPAGQRITTLTYQGKPVEPTQPFIVVTNNYRASGGGHFPGLDGSNIVLTAPDGTREILAKWLERRHTVGAKDLEPTSWTFAPLKTRGPVVFTGASGKQAVAREAGLDNIRQLKDHGDGTATYVIDLSR; translated from the coding sequence ATGTCGCCACGCCCGTTCACGCTCGCCACCCCGCTGCTCGCCCTCGGCACCGCCCTGCTCGCCGGCTGCACCATGCTTCCCTGGCAGGGCGGCAGGACGCCCGACGGCGCGCGCGCGAACGTGGCGATCCTGGAAACCACCGACGTGCACGCGAACGTGCTCAGCTACGACTACTACAAGCTGAAGCCGGACGATTCGCTCGGCTACGAGCGCACCGCCACGCTGATCCGCCGCGCCCGCGCGGAATTCCCCAACAGCTTCCTGTTCGACAGCGGCGACACCATCCAGGGCAGCGTGCTGGCCGACTACCAGGCGCTGGTGAAACCGGTCGCCTGCGACCAGGAACTGTCCATCTACAAGGCGATGGACGCGATGGGCTACGACGGCGGCACCGCCGGCAACCACGAGTTCAACTACGGCCTGGGCTTCCTGTCGCAGGTCACCGGCACGCCGATGAACGTGGACGGCGGCCACACCGACCGCTGCGCCGGGCCGAACTTCCCGCTGGTGCTGGCCAACGTCTACAGCGCGCGCGACGGCAAGCCGATCTTCAAGCCGTGGACGATCGTCACCAGGACCATCACGGCCTACACCCCCGACGGCAGCAAGATCCAAGTGCCGCTGAAAGTCGGCATCATCGGCTTCACCCCGCCGCCGATCCTGGAGTGGGACCAGCAGAAACTGGCCGGCAAGGTCACCGTCAGCGGCGTGGTCGAGGCGGCGAAGAAGTACCTGCCCGAGCTCAAGGCGCAGCACCCCGACCTGGTGGTGGCGATCCTCCACGGCGGCCTGAACACCGCGCCGTACACCCCGGACATGGAAAACGCCGGCTGGTACCTGGCCGGCGTGCCCGGCATCGACGCGCTGCTGCTCGGCCACTCGCACACGGAATTCCCCGGCCCGCGCTACGCCGGCATGAAGGACGTCGACGCCCGGCTCGGCTTCGTGCGCAACGTGCCCGCGGTGATGGGCGGCTTCTTCGGCAAGGACCTCGGCGTGATCCAGCTGGTGCTGAACCGCAAGGGCGGCCGCTGGGTGGTCGACCTGGACAACACCCACAGCGAGGTGCGCCCGATCTGCAAGGCGAAGCACGATTGCGTGCCGGCCGATCCGGCGATCGCGCCGCTGGTGCAGCAGGCGCACGAGGCGGCGATCGCCTACGTCAACACGCCGATCGGCGAGAGCACGCTGCGCCTGAGCAGCTACTTCGCCGACGAAGGCAACATGACCGCGCTGGCGCCGGTCAACGCCGCGCAGATCGACTACGTGCGCCGCGAGCTGCCGCGCCTGCATCCCGAGCTGGCGAACCTGCCGGTGCTGGGCGCCGCCGCCGCCTTCCGCACCGGCTTCGGCGGCCCCGACGACTACACCGACGTCGCCCCCGGTCCGCTCACCCTGCGCAGCGCCGCCGACCTGTACTTCTATCCGAACACGCTGGCCGCGGTGAAGATCGACGGCGCCGGTGTCAAGGCGTGGCTGGAAAAATCCGCCGAACGCTTCAACCGGATCGACCCGGCCAAGGCCAGCGAACAGCCGCTGATCAACAGCCGCTTCACCGGCTACAACTTCGACCAGCTCCAGGGCGGTATCCACTACGTCATCGACGTGTCCAAGCCGGCCGGCCAGCGCATCACCACGCTGACCTACCAGGGCAAGCCGGTCGAACCGACCCAGCCGTTCATCGTGGTCACCAACAACTACCGCGCCAGCGGCGGCGGCCACTTCCCCGGCCTCGACGGCAGCAACATCGTACTGACCGCGCCCGACGGCACCCGCGAGATCCTGGCGAAATGGTTGGAACGCCGGCACACGGTCGGTGCGAAGGATCTCGAACCGACCTCATGGACCTTCGCCCCGCTGAAGACCCGCGGCCCGGTGGTGTTCACCGGCGCCAGCGGCAAGCAGGCTGTGGCGCGCGAGGCCGGCCTCGACAACATCCGCCAGCTGAAGGACCACGGCGACGGCACGGCGACGTATGTGATCGACCTGTCGCGTTGA
- a CDS encoding sulfatase-like hydrolase/transferase translates to MRRMSLRPTRAGAVVLCALAFFAGCIALTAWQEPQPLQRGFIMGLMLCTSGVLLFAFGRLGTALLVGGGLFLLLKSVAVLKLRYLDSQLMPSDFIYYVRTSLLDTLRHYPHLYTVGIGLGVLLPPLLYLVWRWDWRVLARPRSRRVAGMRLGGVASCALALWLCMLPSGPFARVHSRNAWQKMSDDAQLTNFFVNLHDADVELPAMADDAVAEQDWGATAQGAPGSTPPPYPDIVQVLEESTFDPSIYDACNVPPCRVAMFRPDARTRAHGMLRVHTFGGGTWVSEFAALTGMPQDIFGPGGMYAPYVLAPNVHDALALQLRRLGYLTIGVYPTSADFINGRNAYQAYGFDHLYGAGELGLEEWEESDAQMFAAAKRIYDKVKKPGQPVFLMILTLNQHGPHDHEPMAKLPRPYRDLLRGLPADTALNFDTYLARLHASDLAMRALEHAFLDRAQPTVLLHFGDHQPSFNGLIRDLPRRLPPALRPYRDYLTYYMLKSNVAGPPLPQYPLLDIAFLPSMVLQAAGVPTDAYFTAATELRERCHGLYDDCAVPGLLASYHAWTIGRLHVYQ, encoded by the coding sequence ATGCGTCGAATGTCGTTGCGTCCCACGCGGGCGGGTGCGGTGGTGCTGTGCGCGCTGGCGTTCTTCGCCGGCTGCATCGCGCTCACCGCCTGGCAGGAGCCGCAGCCGCTGCAGCGCGGCTTCATCATGGGGCTGATGCTGTGCACGTCCGGCGTGCTGCTGTTCGCGTTCGGTCGGCTCGGCACGGCGCTGCTGGTCGGCGGCGGGCTGTTCCTGCTGCTGAAGTCAGTGGCGGTGCTGAAGCTGCGCTACCTCGATTCGCAGCTGATGCCGTCGGACTTCATCTATTACGTGCGCACCAGCCTGCTCGACACGCTGCGCCACTATCCGCACCTGTACACGGTGGGGATCGGCCTGGGCGTGCTGCTGCCACCGCTGCTGTACCTGGTGTGGCGCTGGGACTGGCGCGTGCTGGCGCGGCCGCGGTCGCGGCGCGTCGCCGGCATGCGCCTTGGCGGCGTCGCGTCGTGCGCGCTGGCGCTGTGGCTGTGCATGCTGCCCAGCGGGCCGTTCGCGCGGGTGCACTCGCGCAACGCGTGGCAGAAGATGTCCGACGATGCGCAGCTGACCAACTTCTTCGTCAACCTGCACGACGCCGACGTGGAGCTGCCGGCGATGGCCGACGACGCCGTGGCCGAGCAGGACTGGGGCGCCACCGCGCAGGGCGCCCCCGGCAGCACGCCGCCACCGTATCCGGACATCGTGCAGGTGCTGGAGGAAAGCACCTTCGACCCGTCGATCTACGATGCCTGCAACGTGCCGCCGTGCCGGGTGGCGATGTTCCGCCCCGATGCGCGCACCCGCGCGCACGGCATGCTGCGCGTGCATACCTTCGGTGGCGGCACCTGGGTCAGCGAGTTCGCCGCGCTGACCGGCATGCCGCAGGATATCTTCGGTCCCGGCGGCATGTACGCGCCGTACGTGCTGGCGCCGAACGTGCACGACGCGCTGGCCTTGCAGCTGCGCCGGCTCGGTTACCTCACCATCGGCGTCTACCCGACCAGTGCCGACTTCATCAACGGGCGCAACGCGTACCAGGCCTACGGCTTCGACCACCTGTACGGCGCCGGGGAACTCGGCCTGGAGGAGTGGGAGGAGAGCGACGCACAGATGTTCGCGGCGGCAAAGCGCATCTACGACAAGGTGAAGAAGCCGGGGCAGCCGGTGTTCCTGATGATCCTGACGCTGAACCAGCATGGCCCGCACGACCACGAGCCGATGGCGAAGCTGCCGCGACCCTACCGCGACCTGCTGCGCGGGCTGCCGGCGGACACCGCGCTGAACTTCGACACCTACCTCGCGCGCCTGCACGCTTCGGACCTGGCCATGCGTGCGCTGGAGCACGCCTTCCTTGACCGCGCGCAGCCGACCGTGCTGTTGCACTTCGGCGACCACCAGCCGTCCTTCAACGGCCTGATCCGCGATCTGCCGCGTCGCTTGCCGCCGGCGCTGCGGCCGTACCGCGACTACCTCACCTACTACATGCTGAAGAGCAACGTCGCCGGCCCGCCGTTGCCGCAGTACCCGCTGCTCGACATCGCCTTCCTGCCCAGCATGGTGCTGCAGGCAGCGGGCGTGCCTACCGACGCGTACTTCACCGCGGCGACCGAGTTGCGCGAACGCTGCCACGGCCTGTACGACGACTGCGCCGTACCGGGCCTGCTGGCGTCCTACCACGCCTGGACGATCGGCCGGCTGCACGTGTATCAGTGA
- a CDS encoding lysoplasmalogenase, with protein sequence MSIATFASESAPHPRGLALATLGAAIAAIAGALLAAADPGQGWRWLHWCGKPLATVLIFVLAWRARPAQSSRYRRWILAGIACSLLGDVFLMMPGDLFVPGLLSFLCGHLCFIAAFLGDSRFAARPWLLLVTLGYGAANLYLLWDAIGAPLRVPVVVYVLVLASMGGQALVRARMFARRGDAQAPAARLAALGALTFMLSDSLLAWDRFRGPLPLASLWVLSAYYLALWWIARSVQRVGTANGAG encoded by the coding sequence ATGTCCATCGCCACCTTCGCCAGCGAGTCCGCGCCACACCCGCGCGGGCTGGCGCTGGCCACGCTGGGCGCCGCGATCGCCGCGATCGCCGGCGCGCTGCTGGCTGCTGCCGATCCTGGCCAGGGCTGGCGCTGGCTGCACTGGTGCGGCAAGCCGCTGGCCACCGTGCTGATCTTCGTGCTGGCGTGGCGCGCGCGTCCGGCGCAGTCGTCGCGCTACCGGCGCTGGATCCTGGCCGGGATCGCCTGCTCGCTGCTCGGCGACGTGTTCCTGATGATGCCGGGCGACCTGTTCGTGCCGGGACTGCTGTCGTTCCTGTGCGGCCACCTGTGCTTCATCGCCGCGTTCCTCGGCGACAGCCGCTTCGCCGCGCGGCCGTGGCTGCTGCTGGTCACGCTCGGCTACGGCGCGGCGAACCTTTATCTACTGTGGGATGCGATCGGCGCGCCGCTGCGCGTGCCGGTGGTCGTGTACGTGCTGGTGCTGGCGAGCATGGGCGGGCAGGCGCTGGTGCGCGCGCGGATGTTTGCCCGGCGCGGCGATGCGCAGGCACCGGCCGCGCGACTGGCCGCGCTCGGTGCGCTCACCTTCATGCTCAGCGACAGCCTGCTGGCCTGGGATCGCTTCCGCGGCCCGCTGCCGCTGGCCAGCCTGTGGGTGCTCTCGGCGTATTATCTGGCGCTGTGGTGGATCGCGCGCTCGGTGCAGCGCGTCGGTACGGCGAACGGGGCAGGGTAG